The genomic region GGGCGTGGATAGTTTAAAAGGAAAACCATATTATGATGGTTTACTATTTCATAGAGTTATGAAAGATTTTATGATTCAAGGTGGTGACTATACTGGTACTGGATCTGGTAATGTAGGTTACAAATTTGATCAAGAAATTGTAGATACTTTAAATCATAATGCAAAGGGAATTTTATCAATGGCAAATGCTGGTCCTAATACTAATGGGACACAGTTCTTTATTATGCATAAAGAGACACCTTTCTTAAACGGAAAGTATAATGTATTTGGTAAAGTGGTAGAAGGTCTATCTGTTATTGACTCAATTGCTGCCGTACCAGTAAATGCACAAGCAAACAACAGACCTATTGAAGATGTAAAGATGCAAACGATACGCATTATCAGAAAAGGAAAGGCAGCAAAAAAATGGGACGCTGTAGAGGTTTTTAATACTGTTCAAGAGGAAAAAGCAATTGCCGCACAAGAAGCTGCAGAGCGTTTACAAAAAAGAATGGCGCAAGCGCCAGAAATGCAAGCAAAAAAAGCTGCACAGCTTAAAGAATGGAAATCAAAAGCTACTAAATTAAAAGATAGCGATGTGTTAGTTTATAAAATATCTGAAGGTAGTGGTGTACAACCAGCTATGGGTTCTGAGGTTAAAATAGACTACAGTGGCTTCTTTATGGATGGTAAACTTTTTGATACTAGTGATGTAGAAATTGCGCAAACCTATGGTAATTATAATGAGCGCAAGGATCAAGCTGGTGCTTACCAAGCAATACCTGTAAAATATGATCCAGCAACACCTATGGGTGCGGTAGGCTTTAAATATGCATATTTAACAATGAACTATGGTGATAAGATTGTTGCTTTTGTTCCATCTGACCTAGGTTATGGTGAGCGTGGTGCTGGAAATGTTATACCACCTAATACAGAACTTATTTTTGAAATGGAAATCTTACCACAAGATTAATTTCTTAAATACTTAGAATAAAATAAGCGCCCTTCGGGCGCTTTTTTTATATCTATTATTATCTATTTCAATTGATCAATTACCGCTTCAGGTTTTAATAATTCCTGTTCACCTGTTTTCATATTTTTTAAAAGCAAAGCTCCAGCAGCTATTTCATCTTCACCTAATAAAATGACATATGGTATTTCATTACGATCTGCATACTTCATTTGTTTATTAGTTTTAGCAGCTTCAGGATATAACTCTGTTTTAATACCACTTTCACGGAAACGGCATACTAGATTCATAGCATGAGCAGCTTCTATATCACCAAAGTTTATAAATAAAACATCTACTCCAGCTCTAACTGAATCTGGGAATAAACCTAACTCTTCAATAACTAAGTAAATACGGTCCAGACCAAAACTAATCCCTACACCACTTACATCCTTTAATCCAAACATACTGGTTAGATCATCATAACGTCCACCACCACCTATGCTACCCATCTTCAATCCTTCTGGCGCAGCTACTTCAAAAATACAACCGGTATAATAATTAAGTCCACGCGCAAGAGTGATATCTAAATCTAGATTAGCAGACTTTAATCCTAGAGCAACAATTTGATTATTTATAAACTCAAGCTCTTCAATACCTTTTAGTCCAGTTTCAGACTCTGATAATAAAGATCTCATTACATCAAGCTTTGAAGCAAAATCACCTTGAAGACTAAAAACAGGATTAAGTTTTTCAATGGCACTTTTAGAAATGCCTTTATTTATCATTTCATCTTTAACCTTTTCTGCTCCTATTTTATCAAGTTTATCTAATGCAACAGTAAAATCAATGAGTTGATCTTCAGCACCTATCATTTGAGCGATACCAGCTAGAATTTTTCTATTATTAATTTTAATAGTACAACCATTTAATTTCAAATCTGTGAATACAGCATCATATAGCTTTACTAATTCTACTTCTTGTAATAAAGAATTACTTCCTACCACATCTGCATCACACTGATAGAACTCTTGAAAGCGACCATGCTGTGGTCGATCTGCACGCCATACAGGCTGAATTTGATAACGTTTAAAAGGAAAAGCTATATCATTTTGATGTTGTACAACATATCTAGCAAATGGTACTGTTAAATCATATCTTAAAGCTCGTTTACTGATTTGTGGAGAAACTTTATACTCATTTTTAGATTGTAAATCTTCTTCATTTACCTTATTTAAGTACTGACCATTATTCAAAATTTTAAAAATCAGACGATCTCCTTCTTCACCGTATTTACCTAGTAAAGTATCACTATTCTCAAAACTAGGTGTTTCAATAGGCATAAAACCATAATGCTCAAAATGATGCTTAATGGTATTCATTACATATTGACGTCGCTGTACTTCAACAGGACTGAAATCTCTAGTTCCTTTAGGTATAGAAGGTTTTTGTGCCATAACTTAAATTAAAGATGCAAATATAAACACATCATTAAGGCTAGGCTTCATAATTATATTTTAAAGTAATATGATTTACTTAATAGAACTTGTAACATTGTATAGAAAATTGAGTCTAACCACGTATGGCAGGATTATTAAGGCAAAACATCAACATTGCACAACAAAGTATTAAGGGACAATTCTTAAGAACAGCACTAACCGTCATTATTATTGCGATAGGAATTACGGCTCTAGTTGGTATTCTTAGTTCAGTACGCGCGCTAGAAAGCACGATAGGTGGTGGTTTTTCTGGAATAGGCGCAAATACCTTCAGTATGCAGCGTTATCCTTTTACCATGCAAAGACGTGGTGGTGGTGAACGTGTAAAAGTAAATCCTATCATTAGCTACCGCGAGGTTAAAGACTTTGAAAATCAATGGGATTATCCTTTTTCTCAAGTAGGTGTGTCTTTTCAGGCCACGTCGCAAGCCGAAGTGAAGAGTGAAGATCGTAAAACTAAACCTAAAGTCATCATATCTGGAGTTAATGCAAACTATGTTGAGAATGCAGGGTTAACCATTAATGAAGGACGTGGATTTTCAAGTTTTGACATTAAAAATAATGCTCGTGTCTGTATTATAGGTAGTGATATGGAAGATGAACTTTTTCAAGGACTTAACCCTATAGGTCAAGTTTTAAGTATAAGAGGTAACAAGTTTACTGTTGTAGGTTTACTAGAAGAAAAGGGTTCCACATTTGGAAATAATATTGACTTAAGAGTATTAATCCCTATTGATGTGGCACGCAGTATTTACACTAGTCCTAATATTAATTATGACTTAAGTGTAAAGGTTAAAGATGATCAATTTATGGAAGGAGCAAAAGATCGTGCTGTTGTACTTTTCCGTAATATAAGAGGTCTTGCCCCAGTAGAGGAAAATAACTTTGGTGTGATTCAAAGTGATCAATTACTTGGTGCCGCAAATGAGATAAAAGTAGCTCTCTATGCCGCAGGTTTTATAATTAGTATTATCACCATTTTTGGTAGTTCCATCGCGTTGATGAATATCATGCTAGTATCTGTTACAGAACGTACTCGAGAAATAGGCGTACGTAAAGCCTTAGGCGCTAAGCGATCAACGATATCTTGGCAGTTTTTTATAGAAACCATGCTTATCAGTCAATATGGTAGCATTTTAGGAATACTTTTTGGAATTCTAATAGGCTATGCTGTTTCAAATTATCTCGAAGTAGAATTTCTAATGCCATGGACACCTGTGATTTGGGCGACTATTATTTCTATAATCATAGCTATATTCTCTGGTGTCATTCCAGCGATAAAGGCTGCAAGACTAGACCCTATTGAAGCCTTAAGACATGAGTAAAATATATATCAAGTATTACAAATTTGCCGTAGGCGATGTAATCATTGGTATTTATGAAAATCAACTTTGTTTATTAGACTGGCAATACCGCAAACAACGTGAAGCCATTGATCACCGTATTGCAAATGATCTAAACGCTATCTACACGGTTGAAGATCATCAACTTCATCATAAGGTTATCGTTCAAATA from Nonlabens arenilitoris harbors:
- a CDS encoding peptidylprolyl isomerase translates to MKKVHGLLLLLAVILTAASCEDKYGDAPDGIYAEIVTDKGTMLAELYYEAAPLTVANYVALAEGNHPQLGVDSLKGKPYYDGLLFHRVMKDFMIQGGDYTGTGSGNVGYKFDQEIVDTLNHNAKGILSMANAGPNTNGTQFFIMHKETPFLNGKYNVFGKVVEGLSVIDSIAAVPVNAQANNRPIEDVKMQTIRIIRKGKAAKKWDAVEVFNTVQEEKAIAAQEAAERLQKRMAQAPEMQAKKAAQLKEWKSKATKLKDSDVLVYKISEGSGVQPAMGSEVKIDYSGFFMDGKLFDTSDVEIAQTYGNYNERKDQAGAYQAIPVKYDPATPMGAVGFKYAYLTMNYGDKIVAFVPSDLGYGERGAGNVIPPNTELIFEMEILPQD
- a CDS encoding ABC transporter permease, coding for MAGLLRQNINIAQQSIKGQFLRTALTVIIIAIGITALVGILSSVRALESTIGGGFSGIGANTFSMQRYPFTMQRRGGGERVKVNPIISYREVKDFENQWDYPFSQVGVSFQATSQAEVKSEDRKTKPKVIISGVNANYVENAGLTINEGRGFSSFDIKNNARVCIIGSDMEDELFQGLNPIGQVLSIRGNKFTVVGLLEEKGSTFGNNIDLRVLIPIDVARSIYTSPNINYDLSVKVKDDQFMEGAKDRAVVLFRNIRGLAPVEENNFGVIQSDQLLGAANEIKVALYAAGFIISIITIFGSSIALMNIMLVSVTERTREIGVRKALGAKRSTISWQFFIETMLISQYGSILGILFGILIGYAVSNYLEVEFLMPWTPVIWATIISIIIAIFSGVIPAIKAARLDPIEALRHE
- the hisS gene encoding histidine--tRNA ligase, whose protein sequence is MAQKPSIPKGTRDFSPVEVQRRQYVMNTIKHHFEHYGFMPIETPSFENSDTLLGKYGEEGDRLIFKILNNGQYLNKVNEEDLQSKNEYKVSPQISKRALRYDLTVPFARYVVQHQNDIAFPFKRYQIQPVWRADRPQHGRFQEFYQCDADVVGSNSLLQEVELVKLYDAVFTDLKLNGCTIKINNRKILAGIAQMIGAEDQLIDFTVALDKLDKIGAEKVKDEMINKGISKSAIEKLNPVFSLQGDFASKLDVMRSLLSESETGLKGIEELEFINNQIVALGLKSANLDLDITLARGLNYYTGCIFEVAAPEGLKMGSIGGGGRYDDLTSMFGLKDVSGVGISFGLDRIYLVIEELGLFPDSVRAGVDVLFINFGDIEAAHAMNLVCRFRESGIKTELYPEAAKTNKQMKYADRNEIPYVILLGEDEIAAGALLLKNMKTGEQELLKPEAVIDQLK